The DNA window TGTTTATCATTCTGTGATCTCGTTTGTCGTTCATGATGCTGTGTTTTGATTCTTGTTTGGAGTTTAAGACTCTATAGTGTTGCTCATTATTTAGCCAAATACACTATACTGTAGAGTTAGTATTATTTGGAACACGTATTTTCTGTCTGTTGCTAGAGTTGCAGATTAATTTACCAATTCAATTATAGTACGTATATGGTATAGTATGTATATGGGTATTGATTTTATTCGGGAATAGCTAATAATGATTTAATGACAAATACTAATAAATACAAATCtttaatatttgtaataatAGTTAGCttttaaaattaactaaaatattataaaactataaaataattatgaatatatcatccttcattaattaaaataatgtgttataataaataaaaaaattaaatacttataTTTTTTGACTTggcaaatatttattatatatattgtataattaattggaaataattttttttataatagataaaataatgtATAACTTTATGAAAGTAAGTTATTACATATACATTgtaataaacttataaaatggtttttttctttgcttaatttatataatgtacatatttttttttttttatattaaatgttGCAAATGAATGAGTTACCATATTTAGTACTaatctattaataaattttgtatCATGTTATATTGTGATATaaatgggtaaataccattttaggtcatatgttttgtaaaagttaccaatcAAATTCTCTATTtcgttaaatgataaaataaatcttatattttttaaaatagtaaaaataagaccgtaagctcaattttcaataattttatctttttaatataaccaatttaaaaacaatttttaacacgaatagatacaaaaaatataaccagttttgtcataacatatatagatcagattattattaaattttattttgacaaaaaatcctatttgtacaattttagaaaatacagagtctattttgtcatttaacaaaatagaggatccaattagtaacttttacaaaacacaagatccaaaatggtatttatcaGATCACTTTTTGTTATGTAAGGGCTCGTTTAGTATGCCGTATAAGgatcgtattgtattaaataataaataacactatgtttgaataaaataatgtattgtattaattattacgactaatttttttttatacaatgtatattgtattatttaatacataacaaatgatccgtattagcttgtattataatatttataaaggaTTCGAGGTCAACACCAATCTCTAATCcagacctaggacccagacccagaccccgaCCCCGACCCGAACCCCGACCCTGACCCCGACCCCGACCCGAACCCGGCTCGGATTCGGATTCGGATCCGGAATCGAACCCGGAATCcgacctagacttggacccgGACCCCGACCCGAGACCGGGTTCcgaattaaataatactaatacaatatcttacatagtattgtattaaataatactaatgagcttgtttggaacgccgtattaaattatattgtattatattgaattgtattttatgcaatatttttatgtaaaactctatatagtattaatttttatagacacctaaatatataatattttagtataaattaaagtttaacatagtattatataaaaatatgatatataatccaattcaatataatacgatacaatacgacctaatatgGCGTTCCAAATGATATACAATCtaacacaatacaatacaatacaacataCTAACTAGctctaaaatatttacattacaATTTAACAcgctaaaatataattttgacaaaataaactatattttgcattagaataaattttttttgtgaGAAACACCCGCGAAAAGTACAAGAAAGTTCCAAAACGtggattttaatatttaatgaaaaaaagaaaaagaaaaaaaagaaagtgaaGAATTAATTAAGGGATCATCGGCGTGGTGGTGTTGGTGTTTTGTATGGACTGCGAATTCAGGAGTTTGGAAGCCCAAATCCCCATGTACCCTCAACACTCTTCCTCTCCCCAACCCAACCACCCCATGTAcgctcctcctcctcctccctcctcttcctcctcttcctccGCTCTCTACCCCAAGCTTGGTCCCAACCATGGCCGTCCCTTTCCCCAACACCCCCACAACCCACCTCCTCCCTCTTCTGCTTCTTGTAAGTCTACAAATTTCACTTCTTTTTATTCTTataagggttagggttaggGAATTATTGCAGCTCTTGTTGTTTATTATTGGAATTTTGACCAACTTTTCGAttttctttgttttctgaaTGTGCAGCTGGATTGGGTATACGCGTAACTATAAAGCCGGAGTATCGGATCACACCTCCTGTAAGATCCGACTTCTTTTTTTCTGGTTATCATGCTTTATTAGCCATAGTAGCGATCGTGTGCTTTGTTTGATTATTCTACTTTATTAACTTCACGATTGAACCCTGTGTATTTTCGGAGATAAGAAACGACAACGAATTTTGCTTGATTCGACGATAATGAGCTTTTGTGATCTTAGTTTTGTCCACAGTCGATATTTTTTGATTACTCATAATTTGGGGGAACAGTAATGAAGATTGTAATAGAAAGTCGTAAAAAATTCTTAGGAACATAACTGTGTCTCCCTATTATATTTGGTGAAGGAATTCTGCTTTTTTATTGTTGGGTTCTTTGTCAAATACATGGTCAGTATATCTTTgatttgtttagatctgtgctGTTGCACTATTGCCTCAAAGGGTATATGATCTATATGATAGTTGCACCACTGGcgatatgtttatatataatatacatttttGTGTCTTTTTTATGAAATTCGAGCTGGATGTTTCATCTGTCATGTTACATCTATGAATGTAGCCGTTGTTCATGTTATTATACCAGTGATTTTTTGGATTTACACCTCTGTCCATACTAGTGAAGTAGTTCGGCCTTTCATTTTCCCCAACACttaggaggcgtttggttgggaggaacgAAAATATCGGAATAgtaataggaatgggaatgagaattgGAATTGGAATTGGAAtggaatagaataaaatttaaaatgtataaaaaaattgataaaaaaattattaaattttttcaaacctTGCATTGGAATAGTCTTTTcttccattttaaaatggaatagtcattccaccaaaatgatgGAAAGGTCATTCTATTGGAATGGTATTCCAATGATTTTAAatacaaccaaacaaaggaatggaatgaaaattatttcctttccattctattccatttcattacctccaaccaaacgccaccttaaagAATTAAGTTATGTCATCAGTGTGAATTCAATGTTCGGCCATTGTTTTGAAGAATTATTACTTTGTTAGTGTGATATTTGCGTTATTTTCTCAGTTGACCTGAATACTATCTTCTTCTTTGTTATCTGTATTGAACAATTGAAGAGAAGCAACGTAGTATAATTTTGGCTTTATTGTCTCATTTTGTAGCCTCAGCTGTCACCATATGTAGGAGAGATACCTCGGAGTAATTTCCAATTTGATTTTGAGCTTGAGAGGAAAATTCTCGCTGAAGCAGAGAAGGAAAACCAGAACTGGGTGAAGCTTGGGCTGGAAAATCTTCCATCGAGGACTCCAGCGTCAacatcttcatcatcttcggTGGTATGTCATCTTTATTGACTTTCATTGGCTCATTGCTTTTCATATTTGCAATACTTTTCTTCAATGGTTGAGTGCATGTATGCAATTTTCAGAAATCAGTGGTAATTTACTTGCAAaagaatatttaatatattgcaTATGTTTGGTCTTACATTCATAAGAAATTGTTAATTGAATAAATTTTTATGGCAGGGATCCATCCCAGACCCTACCGTTGCGAAATATATTGCTTCAGGGCTGAGTCGAGAAGCTGTTACTATTGCCGTGGGGCATTATGGAGACAATTCCACTAAGGTGCTTTCTTGAGTTCTGCAACTATATTATTCTGAGTGCTGTGTATTGTGTTGTTTTTTATGTCATTAAAATGTGGTATAGGATGTTTTGGTTTCTAGTAGAAATATCTTGCTCTGGAGCCGCGGTGCTGAGAAACACCCGATGATGTGTTTTTGTTTTACTTATTTCAGGTTCCAGAATTTGTCAATGGATACAATCTCTTACGAGAGATGGGATTTCCATCGAAGAGCGTTGCTGATGCTCTAATAATGTATGAGAATGATACAGACAAGGCACTGGCACATTTTCTCAATGGTTCATCTTGAGTTATCCTACACTGATGAATTAGAGTGATGTGGTGTATTGGTAAGACTGTCATGGCCAAATTGTATGGACCTTTGGGTTCCAGTACTATTGTACAGCATATAAATGTTTCACATAAGTTTTTGTTTGCTGAACGAAAATCAAATCCCATGTCGTTGTCATAGATATTTGTGTTTTTTGGCCATGAAGTTGTATAGATGTCTTTCACTCAGTTCACAATTTATGTATACATCtatttataatgtatttttGATGTTGATCTTTATATGAAGGACGTAAATTATTTCTTCTTTGCATTAACTGAAAACTGTATAATATTGAATCATAAGCTGTTCAACAAGTTCTTAATAACTTGGTtcaatcagatttacttacctTATCAAAAGGGAAGGATTGCAATCATTTAAACTTGATGTCTTCTATAATAATGTCCTTCAGTCTTATATTTACACAAAAAGGACAAATTATGTTGATCCTTTAATTACAGAGCATTTTCAGCTTCTCtactttataattaaaatacaccATCACACTAATTTTTCTATTatacttaaaatttttatattatactatacattatttttttttttaagtaagaaatcttaaaataaaaaataaatttaaatgttTCTAGATTGATAGTGCTCACTAGGACAGTCTAGGGGAGTCAATGTGGCAAGTTACCTTGCGGAAAGTTGTGATATATTTGATTGAAGGTAATTAAACAATTTGACATAAGATGATTTTATGAGAATTAATTGCCATTAcactataattatatatataaaaaaatctttttatattaactattttttttttttttgtaattattaattattttatcaaataacacattaaattttttatgtaattacTACTTTAATAATTATACAATAACTTCTAAACACATTCTTAATTTGTAagcaaattaattttttttatgtaattattacttaaataattatacagTAACTTCTAAACACATTCTTAATTGTAAGCAAAATCATAATTTGAACCACCATATTTATTGTCTTAATATGTTTGAGTTAGTTGTGAATTTAGAGAATTTACACATCTATACttatacaaataaataattaaagttttgttaaatataaaataatatacccaatttatttgtaataatATCTAGCATAAAATATAATCTATATTTAAAACAAATATATCCTAACTAATTGAATATCCTAAATCACTCATTATTAATAACATTATTCTTATAACAATTATTtagtacaataaatatataatgcgTTTTGGTATCAGATTATTCCATTTATTAATTATCCATGTAATttacacaataataatatgttattaTGGATACATGTTTTTTGAAACAGAATAAAAGCATCTGCATTAAACTTCAGCCAATAAAATGACATTCAACTCAATAGGGACAACACTCCCATTGACAATACAAATATGATTAGAGCATAAATAGGGCCAATAAGCCACCTTGTTCCCTAatcgtttaacaaaaaaaataacaacattgGACAAATTTGCAAGTAAACGTTTACAATATGAGATTATTAAACCAATAGGAGCAGTGGCGGAACTAGACGACGACATAAGGAGAGGCcaaataaaatgtattttcacttaatttttttagtatgtagtattttataaatcaatataaaaagttaattaactttatacaatatatataaaataatgagAAATAATAAATGGCACCTTATAGTGCCAAGTGCTATAAAAAGTGACATATCCGTTAGTGTAAAATAATATCGagtcttaaatattttaatttaataaataatataagaaacCGCTAACTACTTATAAAGTGTCATATTAATATGGTATTAGATACCATAAGAATACATATATAAAgacacatataaatatatatatcatacaaaaTTActcttcaaaaataaattatattaatcattttttttgtcACTTTTTACCATAAAATAGATAACTAATTTAAATGTTCTATTGGGTTTGAGCTTCTTTATTTCAACTTCACAATTTATTATTAGGCATTAATAATAAGAGAATTATCACATTTTTCTTATAAGTAAAAtctaattattctaatttaatttatatattattatatttttttttctaaaaagttAGGGAGGGCCATGGCCACTCCATAGATACAAGTAGTTCCACCACTGAATAGGAGAAACAAGATCAAAAGGAGTTTACTTCCTGCCACAACTTCCAACAAATGGTCTGAATGAATGGTCTCGGGCTATCCaaccaaaatcaaataaattttcTGCATTGAAAATGGTTGCATCACAATTAATCTTGATAGAATCCATTTCAAGTTTAGTCTAGTACTCATTTGCAATAGCAGAGAGAGTTGAGACGGAATAGAGTTCTCCTCCATTAGATTGAACCAAAATCTAACTATCAAGATAAGTAATTACATTAACAAACACTCTTTCTATCACAGAAACTTTCTCATTCCACACACGTTCATTTCTGACCTTCCAAATCGCCCAACAAACAACAGAGACCTTCTCAATAATTGCAGAAAAATTATGTGAACAGAAGTCCACAAACCAACTAGTAAAATTCATCCAACCATTTTGAGAAAAACCAGCAATTACTTGAGATAAACATTGCTTGGCAAAAGGACATTCCACCAAACAATGGAAAGTAGTTTCCTTTCCTCCTCTAAACATTGGACAAATATCTTTCAATGGGACATAACTTAGCTTTCAAATTGTTAGTAGTAGGTAAACAATGAGACAGGGTTCTCCACAtggaatcttttatttttggagAAACTTTGAGATGCCAAAATTTGCACCAAAAACTAAAACTATCTACATAATCCAAATGACCATTTGATTCTTGAATAAGATTATAAGCACTCTTAACCGAGTAAGCACCAAACGATTCTTTACTCCAATACCAAGAGTCCCTATTTTCAAACTCATTGAGAGGAATACTAAAAATGAGAGAATCCTcaaaaagatcagaaataatttCTTTATCCCATTTCTTTAAGCCACTTTTAAACAAACTAGAGACTTTATTTCCATGGAGAGCAAGATGATCAGAATGCACAAAAGGGTCACTCAAATGAGGAAGCCAAGGTTGTTGGAGGATCATAATGTCACTGCCTGAATCAATTCTCTAACGAACATCGAGTCGAACAATGCCTTGAGCTTCAAGAATACTTCTCCAAATGAAGCTTGGATTAGAA is part of the Cannabis sativa cultivar Pink pepper isolate KNU-18-1 chromosome 5, ASM2916894v1, whole genome shotgun sequence genome and encodes:
- the LOC115717246 gene encoding branchpoint-bridging protein; this translates as MDCEFRSLEAQIPMYPQHSSSPQPNHPMYAPPPPPSSSSSSSALYPKLGPNHGRPFPQHPHNPPPPSSASSGLGIRVTIKPEYRITPPPQLSPYVGEIPRSNFQFDFELERKILAEAEKENQNWVKLGLENLPSRTPASTSSSSSVGSIPDPTVAKYIASGLSREAVTIAVGHYGDNSTKVPEFVNGYNLLREMGFPSKSVADALIMYENDTDKALAHFLNGSS